Proteins encoded within one genomic window of Augochlora pura isolate Apur16 chromosome 11, APUR_v2.2.1, whole genome shotgun sequence:
- the LOC144476720 gene encoding nucleolar pre-ribosomal-associated protein 1 isoform X3 — MKLHSENNELDNNQISIKKRRKRKAPVEDEGNFNSRTSHTDGNVKEQSESNDVNVKTNSPTKEYGAVKKRKEKCEPEALEVSKKSEQKAKLKDSKTIQSTEHIDDDEENVEDNKDIKVDGKSMRASFNSINGLECLRQFVKSCNENEERDMAAEYLNAGGNILELLRLLDSTDKKSIGSAAIVFSAIRIILLKIMAEYPRYLSSAEGACRHLINSHLPLVHSMLSLQSNAKQRKIILQLLAAVVSLGRSLPRELIAHLNLQPELVKSLARHTKPTDSQNIRNCFIHFILAFLIEGNVSSIRALLNKHGLLSSIFPDMIYDSKEIVALVLTTFKIHILQNTKISKTTKLHIFSTSAIQNLVCLYNWKGPNNWPGNRARGPFIEDPQYLEEKKTIHEILHDFLIVLLTSHRYGIIFHDHTLGTSHTKHNQLANTILHSLDRPWEHAKPSDLVIRIVTACPDLIKSQFTLLEEHLEPRVSTKWIAAMKFVREIIVSLDPDGCFKICSVELNASQLASAVLSLLLSGTVLKHAITPSLTHSSIVVRHEAVLTLTTMFNQIQKFLSVAKINYNECTDFDTFRSSMVEYIMKNAPNMNTILDVWNSVFEPNEIKNDTVIKECIPEPRKDEHLLAILNLLHLYNDICPKLLHALLHVPATTFLGPLNELQDVDVTELNTIQVKAIQFLIILNPAEFLPQKRVFSDALTFLLSLLNNENSVDMSSIKSTIKMLLNVTGMFEGCSDHLDIWINGFITLDEKQDVVDWFVRLLKKVAKNVERYVDEIIKTDEIVSEGITYAGRLEDTFNELLDKDVIHKNSENNILHMQRFTSISPLMCCMLHKMEKNVDPAVLSYASYVLIHTLHYQAIPQSIIYLTRNIQDLPVQKYLQSWSEGNEPVYVDEVIPSLDLICKLNRLLLDTTNIQINKVFSGDNRVSFTYDNEAITIEHSLSAYEIRCLFKMAVFYLTQFAKRGLLTTIQISKYKMLLISLLHLAKENQEDSMLVEECAKSIFAHPIILYYFSPLYRRNKDLTTNMITLIIHDICKEMVHLCEKGNIRTLVSQFRNKLLTQLHKMIDNHKDDDNINDIEIITTLLISLELSPQDIVHLLKKLVKLEYSMFISKDGVNLSKYGYITAKLLETISIKKIKSQRNSLLELDGQFVKSLCSHLLVLKSKEIINMELWESALLAYISKFPFNIAGIDADIFSSLLSTKHTHTTVKLLSFLISKNLKFIPIFTEYMLNSEKIKENCIVFPVLENNLNFKWNQEFLQKLKMHYETEITSYICNPKDAQIWIEENVNAVTYLIKNAFDLKSCNEICDAILQAGDKLDMVSIHYIQILESVFKKCLAMEADNEKYAVNLLQVLLHVTTLTLKKESKNTTKLLVLCEKLSDIIKSLQDKKKNLVVETISNNHSWPQFSRFSLKLGFKELKNNKQSLPILKTLSALCDIAYENDSNSEYAKTLFEMTVSHSEFLNILLESSNTKKDLIELLWILMRKNKSVLALSHIPVYLAAYNGTLSESDQFLLLILQYYENNNINIYEYQPYLWGNAAAVHYSVKSEIHMNLWKQPSTTQVLNLFEEDVINNTIKNYPVNRALKATELHEAEDTYDPAFYLPLLCHLLSENNVVSCLKIAQSGALALAFVACSSNHSDARMAAYTIIARYYTHLEALSSKTKLLRMRLIDALRYGITVLESKLDNVRLNTLVSIFFARTSLIATQPLHPLYSRLQTFLMAKPALDVHSIPELLQLFHSSDIEYKAHRHWILENIRDGMRTESELDVAFKCVLFKMLLDFYTCNLADSRTKKLILETICVTLKMTKACVLLMKGHGLLPWLLNIAMNLRDNDVQSVELVIRIIDALLNTILKMNEDTIQYKSMLLNILLNLKSHLSKDIKVTVFTLYINALQKLFLSKQIQMIVAKEHLIEILEFSKKLLGDMDECEDILNFGCEYVTKINYPESDNEIEIAHNCVRTMVWTWSSHEIR; from the exons gcACAGAACATATTGATGATGATGAAGAAAATGTAGAAGATAACAAAGATATTAAGGTAGATGGAAAGTCCATGCGggcttcttttaattctatcaATGGTTTAGAGTGTCTACGACAGTTTGTCAAGTCTTGTAACGAGAATGAAGAAAGAGATATGGCtgcagaatatttaaatgcagGCGGCAATATTCTCGAATTGTTAAGATTATTAGATAGCACGGATAAGAAAAGTATCGGTTCTGCCGCTATTGTCTTCTCTgcgataagaataatattgttaaa AATCATGGCAGAGTATCCGCGATATCTGTCCAGCGCAGAAGGAGCATGTAGACACTTAATTAACTCTCATCTACCGTTAGTACATTCTATGCTTTCTCTTCAAAGCAATGCAAAGCAACGAAAAATTATCCTACAATTGTTGGCTGCAGTTGTCTCGTTAGGTCGTAGTCTGCCACGCGAGTTAATTGCTCATCTTAATTTACAGCCAGAACTTGTTAAATCTCTTGCAAGGCACACAAAGCCCACGGACAGCCAGaatataagaaattgtttcatccATTTCATCCTTGCTTTCTTGATAGAAGGAAATGTATCGAGCATTAGAGCTCTATTGAACAAACACGGCCTACTTTCTAGTATATTCCCTGACATGATATATGATTCCAAAGAGATCGTTGCTTTGGTATTAACCACATTTAAGATTCACATTCTCCAAAATACGAAAATTAGTAAGACTACGAAGTTACATATATTCTCAACGTCGGCCATTCAGAACCTTGTGTGTCTCTATAATTGGAAAGGTCCAAATAATTGGCCAGGGAACAGAGCGCGTGGTCCTTTTATCGAAGATCCACAATATCTTGAAGAAAAGAAG ACTATACACGAGATATTACACGATTtcttaattgtattattaacatCCCATCGATATGGAATTATATTCCATGATCATACGCTTGGTACGTCGCATACTAAACATAATCAGTTGGCTAATACAATACTTCACAGCTTAGATCGCCCTTGGGAACATGCGAAACCATCGGATTTGGTAATTCGGATAGTGACCGCGTGTccagatttaattaaatcacagTTTACACTGTTGGAAGAACATCTTGAACCGAGAGTATCAACCAAATGGATTGCAGCAATGAAATTTGTGAGAGAG ATAATAGTATCGTTAGATCCAGATGGTTGCTTTAAAATATGTTCTGTGGAATTAAATGCATCTCAGTTAGCTTCTGCAGTATTGTCGTTACTTCTATCAGGAACAGTACTAAAACACGCAATCACACCATCATTGACTCATTCAAGTATAGTAGTCAGACATGAAGCAGTACTTACGCttacaacaatgtttaatCAGATACAGAAGTTTTTGTcagttgcaaaaataaattacaatgaatGTACTGATTTTGATACTTTTAGAAGTTCTATGGTAGAATATATCATGAAG aaTGCACCCAATATGAATACGATATTAGATGTGTGGAATTCCGTATTTGaaccaaatgaaattaaaaatgatactgTGATCAAAGAATGCATTCCAGAACCAAGGAAAGATGAACACTTGTTAGCTATTTTAAACTTACTACACCTGTACAATGATATATGTCCGAAATTATTACATGCGTTACTGCATGTACCAGCTACTACATTTTTAGGTCCATTGAATGAACTACAGGATGTTGATGTTACTGAGCTTAACACAATACAAGTAAAAGCTATAcagtttttaatcattctgaATCCTGCTGAATTTTTACCGCAAAAA AGAGTATTTAGCGATGCATTAACATTTCTACTGTCTCtattgaataatgaaaactCCGTCGATATGTCAAGTATAAAATcaacgataaaaatgttactgaACGTTACCGGTATGTTCGAAGGATGCAGCGATCATTTAGATATTTGGATCAATGGTTTCATAACGCTAGATGAAAAACAAGATGTAGTCGATTGGTTTGTTCGTCTTTTAAAAAAGGTTGCAAAGAATGTGGAGAGATATGTggatgaaattataaaaacagacGAAATTGTTAGCGAGGGGATCACTTACGCTGGACGATTAGAGGATACATTTAATG aattgttGGACAAAGATgtgattcataaaaattcagaaaataatattttacatatgcAACGCTTTACATCGATATCACCTTTGATGTGTTGcatgttacataaaatggagaaaaatGTAGATCCTGCAGTATTATCGTACGCTTCTTATGTATTAATTCATACATTACATTACCAAGCTATACCAcagagtataatatatttgacaaGAAATATACAGGATCTACcagttcaaaaatatttacaaagttGGTCGGAGGGCAATGAACCTGTCTATGTTGACGAAGTAATTCCGTCTCTGgatttaatatgtaaattgAATCGACTATTGTTAGATACTACTAACATACAGATAAACAAAGTATTTAGCGGTGACAATAGAGTTAGTTTTACATATGATAATGAAGCTATTACAATTGAACATTCTTTATCAGCATACGAAATCAGGTGTCTATTCAAGATggctgtattttatttaacacaattTGCTAAACGAGGACTTTTAACAACAATacaaattagtaaatataaaatgcttTTAATATCTTTGTTGCATCTTGCGAAAGAAAATCAGGAAGATTCTATGCTAGTGGAAGAATGTGCAAAATCTATTTTTGCTCatccaataattttgtattatttttcaccACTATATCGAAGGAACAAAGACCTCACGACGAATATGATAACTTTGATAATACATGATATTTGTAAAGAAATGGTCCATTTGTGTGAGAAGGGTAATATAAGAACTCTAGTCTCTCagtttagaaataaattacttacgCAGTTACACAAAATGATTGATAATCATAAAGACGacgataatataaatgatattgaaataataacaacattGCTGATTTCATTGGAATTATCGCCGCAAgatattgtacatttattgAAGAAACTCGTGAAGTTAGAATATTCTATGTTTATTTCAAAAGATGGcgtaaatttatcaaaatacgGATATATAACTGCAAAACTCTTAGAGactattagtattaaaaagattaaatcCCAGCGTAATTCGTTGCTTGAGTTAGATGGGCAATTTGTGAAATCATTATGTTCGCATCTCCTCGTTTTGAAatccaaagaaattattaatatggaATTGTGGGAATCTGCTTTGCTCGCATACATttcgaaatttccatttaatattgCTGGAATCGATGCAG ATATCTTTTCGTCGTTATTATCAACGAAACATACGCATACAACTGTAAaacttctttcatttttaattagtaaaaacttaaaattcaTACCAATTTTCACAGAATACATGCTCAATtctgagaaaattaaagagaattgCATAGTGTTTCCAGTcctggaaaataatttaaatttcaaatggaATCAAGAATTTCTGCAAAAGTTAAAGATGCATTACGAGACCGAGATTACATCCTACATATGCAATCCCAAAGACGCACAAATTTGGATAGAGGAAAACGTGAATGCTGTTACctacttaattaaaaatgcattcgaTCTTAAGAGTTGCAACGAAATATGTGATGCTATTTTACAAGCAGGAGACAAATTAGACATGGTATCAATTCATTATATACAGATTCTTGAAAGTGTGTTTAAGAAATGTTTAGCCATGGAAGcggacaatgaaaaatatgccGTGAACCTATTACAAGTTCTTCTTCATGTAACTACTTTGACGTTAAAGAAAGAATCGAAGAATACGACAAAATTACTTGTCCTTTGCGAAAAGCTGagtgatataattaaaagtttacaAGACAAGAAGAAAAACTTGGTAGTTGAAACAATAAGTAACAATCATTCGTGGCCGCAATTCTCacgtttttcattaaaattgggTTTTAAAGAATTGAAGAACAATAAACAATCGTTGCCAATATTAAAGACATTAAGTGCTTTATGCGATATTGCGTACGAAAACGATAGCAACAGTGAATACGCTAAAACCTTGTTCGAAATGACAGTTTCTCATTCTGAATTCCTGAACATCCTATTGGAATCATCGAATACAAAAA AAGATCTGATAGAATTACTGTGGATTCTCATGCGGAAGAATAAAAGTGTTCTGGCATTGTCACACATACCCGTTTATTTGGCAGCATACAATGGTACTTTAAGCGAATCCGACCAATTCCTTTTACTT attttgcaatattacgaaaataataacatcaATATCTACGAGTATCAGCCATACCTGTGGGGGAATGCAGCGGCAGTTCATTACAGTGTGAAGAGCGAAATACATATGAATTTATGGAAGCAGCCATCTACCACACAAGTCTTGAATTTGTTTGAAGAGGATGTAATTAATAAcactataaaaaattatcctGTGAATAGAGCATTAAAg GCTACTGAATTACATGAAGCAGAGGATACATATGATCCTGCATTTTATTTACCATTACTATGCCATTTGTTATCTGAAAATAATGTCGTGTCTTGTTTGAAAATAGCTCAAAGCGGTGCTTTGGCATTAGCATTTGTTGCTTGTAGCAGCAATCATTCCGATGCTCGTATGGCAGCATATACTATCATTGCTAGATATTACACTCACTTAGAAGCTTTAAG ctctaaaacaaaattattacgaatGCGATTAATAGATGCGCTACGTTATGGAATTACTGTGCTAGAATCGAAGCTGGATAATGTGCGTTTAAATACTTTAGTATCCATATTTTTCGCGAGGACATCTTTAATTGCAACGCAACCGTTGCATCCTCTGTATTCGCGTCTGCAAACATTTCTGATGGCTAAACCTGCGCTAGATGTGCATTCAATACCAGAACTATTGCAACTGTTTCATAGTTCTGATATAGAATACAAGGCGCACAGACATTGGATTCTGGAAAATATTCGCGACGGTATGAGAACAGAAAGTGAATTGGATGTGGCGTTTAAATGTGTTCTGTTTAAAATGTTGCTAGATTTTTATACGTGTAATTTGGCAGATTCGCGTACAAAG aaaCTTATATTGGAAACTATTTGTGTTACACTGAAAATGACTAAAGCTTGCGTGCTTCTCATGAAAGGACATGGGCTACTTCCAtggttattaaatattgcaatgaatTTGCGCGACAACGATGTTCAATCTGTCGAGCTTGTTATAAGAATAATCGACGCGCTTTTAAATACTATCCTAAAAATGAATGAGGATACGATTCAGTATAAATCGATGcttctaaatattttgttgaatttaaaGTCGCACTTATCTAAAGATATCAAGGTTACAGTATTCACGTTATACATTAATGCTTTACAAAAGTTATTCTTGTCCAAACAGATACAAATGATTGTTGCTAAAGAACACTTAATAGAAATTCTGGAATTTTCGAAGAAGCTTCTAGGCGATATGGATGAATGtgaagatatattaaattttggtTGTGAATATGTAACTAAAATCAATTACCCCGAAAGTGATAATGAGATTGAAATTGCACATAATTGTGTAAGAACCATGGTATGGACATGGAGTAGTCACGAAATAAGATAG